GTCCGGATCAGCAGAAATTTGATTTTCTTTCATAATTCTGTAAATCGATAATAGAGTATTCCATCTGCCCGATAGCCAGTCTTTTTTAATTCCCAATTCTATATTATTTCCTGTTAAAGGCTTAACTTTTTCTCCATTTCTGAGGTTACCACTTTGCGGTAAAAATGTTTGATCATATAATGCATACATATTCATCCCATTTGAAATAGAATAAGTCATACCAATTCTAGGCGTAATTTTTCTGTTCTTTGAGATAGTTCCATAATTATTCTCTTTTACATAGGTGTATCGTCCAGCTAAAGTTAAAATAAGTTTATCTTCAAACAAGGACAAGTCGTCTTGAACATATAAGCCAACGACGTCCGATTCTAAAAGAAATGAGGTTCCTACACGTTTTTTTAGATCTATGCTTCGATTAAATTCGCCAACACCATAATAAGGTTTTTGATAATAAACATTATATATATTAAACGTTCCAATACTATCTAGCATATAGCTCTGAGAGAGATCAGCCACATAGCTTTTGCTACTAATGTCAATTCCTGCAAGCAATCTATGCTCAATCATTTTCGTTTTATATCTTCCATTAACAAATAACTGAGTAAAACTCATTTCATTCTTTGCATCCCAGATATATCGCATCCTTTGCAAATTTCCTTCAGTATCAATGTTCTTTATCCATAAGAAAGAGCCTTTCTGATTATAGTCAAAGTAAGATGCTTGCGCTGTAATTTTCCAATTCTCATTGAATGAGTGTTTTAAATTAATTGTCAAATTTTGATCATAAACGACAGTTGGTTCAAGACTCGGATCTGAGAGAGTTCTACTTCGAGGAACTGTTGCATACCCCGTTTTAGAGAATAAATATTTTACACCAAGATCAGGCATTTTTGCATATTGATATATATATTCAAGTGTCAAAGAAGTACTCTTATTGAAATGATACATAAGAACAGGAGCAATACTTATTCTATCTGTTGACTCATATTCTCTGAAGGCTTTATTCATTTGTCCTCCAATATTCAAACGGTATTGTAAAGAATGCTCTTTATTCAAGTTTCCATCCATATCAAGCGTTGTTCTATATAGTCCATAGCTACCTGTTCCTATGGAAACACGGCCTTTATCTATTCCTGTAGGTCGCTTGGTTACAATATTGTATATACCACTAGGTTCTCCATTTGACATCATAAAACCCGCCGGTCCTTTAACAAATTCGACTTTGTCTATGAAGCTGGCATCTTCTGCTAAAATGCCATACAGACCAGATGTATTCATCCCGTTTCTAAAAGCACTTGCTCTAGAACCTCTCATTGTGATATAAGTATACAAGTCACCCCAACCTTCTAACTTAGCAGCACCACTTACGTTTCGAGCAATTGCATCAGACATCGAATATATCTGTTGGTCAGCAAGTAATAGGCTGTTGACGATTTGTATATTTTGAGGAATTTTGAGTAAAGGAATTTCTAATCGTAATGATTTTGAAGGTGCACTTGTTTTGTATGAATTACTATGCCCAACAACAACAATTTCATTTAAATGTTGGATTGACTGAACGGAATCCTCTTTTTGACTAAAAGACTTTTGACTCTGAGCGTTAGACGTTAAAATAGGAACAAAAGTTAAAATAAATAGCAAAAAACTAGATTTATACATATGATTCATTATTTATATTCATTCTAAAGAATTATTTTTGTGCAAAAGTCATAGATTACGAACGATTTCATATTACGCGTTCGGACATATAAAAGACGCAAAAAGAAATATCTTATGGATTATAGAATGACTATCAACTCCCAAGACTATCATATAGCTGCTTTGAGAGATACTCAATGTGTAGCAGAAAGGGTTGATAACTTATGTGATAACAAAGGATTCAATATTGAACTCAACAATGTCTTTTTAGATAAAATACATCTAAAATGGGGAAAGTACTCTGCTCCTTGTGTAAAATCCTATACCGTTTCTCCAGAAAAAAGCTCTATAACGGCTCATTTTTGTCTTCTAGGATCTTGTGTTACAGAAGGGAATAATAATCTGGATATTCAACGGGGACAGTGCCTTCTATTCAGAGAGGATAAGGATGAATACCGATACCAAATGGAGACGGACAATAAAGAAGGAGCTTTCTTTGAAATGTCAATGGATACAAAAATTTATATGGATATGTTTCAAGGCGAAAATGAAATTCTAGACGCTGTGATAGAAGGAAAAAGTCTATTTGCCCATTTAGCACAAAACTATCGCTTCCACACTATTATATCAGAGATGTACAACAATAAATCTAACTATTCAGGTAAATTAAAGAAGTTTTATTTAGAATCAAAAGCAATGGAACTTTTTCTTTTACAAATATCTTATCTTAAAAGCAAAAAAGAAATAAAAACGACTAAACTACTTAGTAGAGATATAGAAGCAATTCAACAGGTTAGATATTTATTGGAAAATGATATGAAGCACATCTCTATTTCCCAATTAGCTTTATCTGTGGGTATAAATCAAACAAAGTTGAAATCAGGGTTTAAAGATTTATTCGGGAAAACAATCTTTGAATACTTGACTTCTATTAGAATGAAAAAAGCCCTTGAACTTCTAGAATCTACAGATTTACCCATTTCTCAGGTTGCAGAGATTGTCGGTTATAAGTATGCCCAACATTTTACTGTTGCATTTCAAAAATCATTTGGGTTCTTACCTAGTGAGCTAAAATATTAATTATCAATAGAATAAAACAAGATTATGAATTGCTTTTTCAATCTAAGTTATTTTTATCCTCAAGATTTTAGTCATATAGAAGCAGAAATAAGGCGTTTAGACATTGATGAGAAATCTTGAAATGATTACCTTTTTATTTTATAGTGATTTAGCGTTACTCCATGGTTCCCTTATTCCTAGTTTACGAGCTTTCTCCCAAGCTACCTTCCGAGCTTCATACTCTTTTTTTCCAAATAATTATCAGCCATAACCTCTTTTACATTTGATTGGAGAAATAAATATACAATATTACACCGAAAGCTAAACGGAATAAATAAGGAATAAGAGCTTATGTTTTGATTTATTATCATCTTACTAATAACCTCATTCCATCAAATTACAACTTTCTTGTTTTGCTCATCCTTTGCTGATCCCGCCAAGCTCCTATCCTAACAATCATTATCGGCAAAAATATAGTAAACACATTAGGAGATATACCCACACTCTTTTGAAACAGATACAGGAAATAAGATGAGCAAAAAAATAATAAAACATGCATTATATAAATATAATATTTTTTCATGATTTTAATTACTAATTAATTTATAAATATATTGCATAAATAGTGATTTTGTCATTTTTAAGCAAATAAAAAGCGTATAAAAAAAGTACATCAAAGCATTTGTATACGCTTTTAGCCAATAGAAATTATATTTCAAACATTTTTTTCACAAAATCAGATAGCGAATGACAATTTACATTCATTTTCTTTTTCAAACGGTAACGCCTCATCCGAAATGAACTAGGTAAGATATGTAATAGTTTCGCTATTTCAGTATTTCTCATATCAATTCGCATTAATAATATTATGTGAATATCATCTTCAGAAAGAACAGGAAAGCGTTGACGAATTTTATTAGCAAAGCTATTTTGTGATAAATTTATCGAAGATTCTAATTCTTTCCATTCCGCATCGTTGAGGCATTTTAAGGATAATATCTTATCCCAAAGCCTTCTTTCCATCTTAATCATATTTAATTCTACCACATTCTAGGTTTTGTAGATTACTTAGTTGACTTATTACTCCTATAACCATTCACTTTTTCTTTTCACCAATATCTTTGTTTCCCTTTATCATACTCAAAAATACATTCATCATTTCCACGTGTATGATGCTTCAAGTAAAGCAAAACATTTTTAGGTACAGAATAAACCAGAGAATCGGATGTCGGTGTTTGTATACCACTAGAATGCAAAATGATAATTCAAATTAATCGGATTACATATTGTCACAGGCAGATCTTCTTTGGAGACGCAATGTTGACAGCCTGCTATTACCGCAAATAAAAGTAAAAGACAAATCGCTTTCATAATAGTAGTTTTAAGGATTCACTATATTTACAAAATATGTTATTTATGTAAAATACAAGTACTACAAAAGTACAGACACCTCTTCATATTCATATAAAATTATGTTACAATTACTGACGATCCCAGTTACATTTATCAAGAATGTGTTACATTATTTTGCCTCAGTGTTACAAGAGAATAAAATTGAGTCTATTTTGCATATAACTTGTTCTAATAATAGCCTATAAATAGTTCCCGAAATATTATAGAATAGCGTTTCGTTTTTTTCAAAGCCAAGTCCACTCAAGCCAAAAAGTGATGATTCTGGAGGACTATTAGTAGATTTATAGGGTAATACAGAAGAGCAAAAGGTTCAACGCATTGAGAAGGAATAATCAAAGCCTTGATATGATTAGTTTCAAGCCTATATACTTTTTGTTTTATAGGCTTGAAACTATTTATTTTGTTAAGTGAAACAAAATCTTTTATCCTGTTGAAAACAACTAGAATACATGCAGAAAGTTCGTTAGCATTTTATGTGAAGCATTTTATCCAAGAATATCACTACTTATCTTCTTGCATAGCATCCTTCTGAACAATCTCTTTATCCGTTTTTTTCACTGCAGGAGCAATCGGTTTCTTTATGCCCAGCTTGCGAGCTTTCTCCCAAGCTGCTTTCCGAGCTTCATACTCTGCACGTTGTTTCTCCAAATAATTATCAGCCATAACCTTTTTTAGATTTGAATTGTAGTAACAAAGATACAATATTACACCGAAAGCTAAGGGGAATAAAAAGAAATAAAAGAGCTACATGATCTTGATTCTTCCAAACAATTTTAAGCGAACGGCATTAGGATCCTCAGAAAAGAAACCGGATATGTATCCTTTGTGAAAGTTGTTGTTAGAGGTGTATGCTATAAATATCTCAAAATATTTCTCCTTCTCGTGAACTATAAGGTAATAGCCCCATAAATGCATTTTATCCAATTTATTCTTTATTTTAACTAGGAAAGAGGAATTTTGTTTTTCCGCAAAACTGTCAATGGAAATTGCTTCTTCTGTGAAAAGGTAACTTAACAACTTATTGGAGAAATCATGATATTTCGGTTCATTTGACTCGGGCCATTTATTACCTAATCGGAATATTGCATCGTTTGACCAACAGTCGTTTAATAGAAGGGCTTGATTGGTAGAAAAGTCTTTATCAATAATGATTTGAATGATACTATCCTGATATGTTCTTGTGATTTCTTTGTTCTTCGCACTGAAATGTAATGTGTCTAGCACGACTTTCTTCTCTCTTGTGAGCAGTTCTACGGGTACAATTTCTTCATAAACAACGTGATCTCCTTGAAAAACAACACTCTTATCAGTTACCTTTTTCACATAGAAATCAGGCCAACTTTTTAATGTTCCATCTATATCATGCCTCAATTCATCTTGATATGTATCGGGGAAAGCTGCTAAAAAATCTACCATACTATATACCGGATGTTTCTCTTTTTGAACTAAATAGAATTGCTTTAAAGCCTTTATCATGTTTCCTCTTCCGACCTTGAGTTCTGCTTCATGGAACAGGATTGGAAGTTTTTTATATGCAATAAGTTTATAGCTCTTTGCATTATTAAAAAGACTCGGCTCTTCAATATTTACAGGCGTAATGTTTGAGAAAATTAACGAAAGATTTTTAAGTGCGTATATCTTTTTCGGCGTATAATGGCATTTATCCGTAAGATAGAGATCGCTTGAATACTCTGCCAATCCTTCAGTCAGAGCAGAAGCTGAACTTATAATACCTCTTCCCCACCATAAATGGGCCACTTCATGAGCTATCAGATTCGTAAGATCATAATCGTTAAAAGGAACCTGAGTTTTTAAAATCATATTTTCATCTAGTATAATGCCATCACTATGGCCATATCCTCCACGTCTATGTAAGAAGAATAAATTGAGATCTTCTGGCAAATGGCTTTTACCAAAAATAGTAGAATAATAATCGTATGAATCTGCTAGAATTGAAGTAATAGTCTTCAATTGATCATAATCAACTTCAAGGTTTACAGGAATATATGCTTTTACCCGCCCATACTGCACAACAGTAAAATTGCCTGCTATGACGCAAGGAGGCATTGAGAGAAATTGGCTATTCGGAATTTCTTTTAAGTAACTGTATTTTTTATTTGCATCCGTTACTTTGAGTGTATAAGAGATATTGTCAGGGGCAAGTTCCCTATTATTCTTAGGGAAGATTGATTGTTCAGGCAAAATAAAGCATTCATTATCGTCACGATGATAGCTTATTGCGGCATTCATCTTATTAAGATCAAGAGCATATTTTACCTCTAAGAAGTCGCTACCTCCAGCTACCCGAAGTTCTATCAAGGAAGAGGTACCACAATCTTTAACGGTAAATTCCATTTTTTCTCCTTGATTACTTTTAACCTCCAAGCTGTCCATCAATCTTGTAGGAGGCAAATAGAAATAAACGGCCTCATCGTCTTGTTGGTTAGCCTTATTCAGTGTAAGTCTATTGTTTATCAACAATTTATCGCCTATAAATGATACTTCGGAAGAAATCGCTTTAATAAATTTTGCTTCTTTGTCAGCCCCTATCGTTTGACTTGAAATAGTAAAAGAGGATGTAAAGAGTAAGATACAGACTAGAAAAATTCGATGCAACATAGAATAGATTTTAGTTAGATTCATAAAGTGTTTTTTTTATAAAGTTTGACTACAAAATTACAAAAGTTGAGAGGTGATAAAGCCGATTAAAATGGCAATGGTAAAACTAGCAAAAGTACCGATTAGCACGTATTCTGTGATTTTAATCTCTTTTGCCTTATTCAACTCTCCAAAACGAAAAATAGATTTGGCTGCTAGCAAAAAGCCGACTCCTTCAATCTTTCCCGCAAGGATAAAAGTAAGAATGAGTATGCGCTCTAAGTATCCGATCCATTTTCCTGCATTGGGGAGGCTCTGAGAAGCACTTTCTTCAGGTGTCCATCGTTTGATAAACAGGCTGAGAAAGATTGAAGTGGGTTTCAGTATCAGCAGATATGCGGTGATAAGAGCCCACAAACGAGGATTGCTCAAATAATAGCTGAACCATTCAAACCAATGTTCTGCATAGCCATATAACGAGAACCACAACAGAAAGATCACTGCAATATGTACGGCCTGATCGATTATAAAGGTTGTCATATTCTCCTTTAGATAGTCGGACTTGATGAAATCCATCATGAGATGGGTTACAAAGATGACCACGGGAATAATCCAGTTATCCCATTGAGCAACAAAGAGGTAAGCCAACACGGCATGAATCAGACTGTGAAGAATCTGAAAACCTACTTTAGCAGCCCCCTCTTTCTTCTTACCCTTACAGATAGAATCTGTTTGCAGAACAAAATCAGAGAGGATATGAACAAACAGTAGTTTGAATAAGATTGTTATGCCCATCACATTAGTTTTTTAGCTATCAGGGTTGAATATCGTTCTAAGTAAATACGTATCAGGCTCTCTTTTGCCGCTCCAAGCAGTTTGCTTATGTTTTGGGCACTTTTGTCATACTTTGCCGCAATTTCTTTTTGCGAAGTTTGATAAAGCAATGCCGGGTAGATGGATTGTGCCTGACTACCTGTCCATCCGGTTATAATATCGTCGGCAAATGCCGTGCTGACTTTTAGTTCTTCGTTCACGTCATCCCACTTGGTCTTTATTGTCAGCCTCCTCTTACCGATCTCATCAAGTCCCCAACCGGACAGATGAAAGGCTTCGCCATCGGATACGACGATTTTGTCTGAGGTGTAAGAGATCTCACCAATACCAATCGCCATACGGGCATCCCATATTGATTTACTCTCCAGCGGAGTTTTACTTTTAAGTCCGGCTCGCAGCAAGACTGCAATCTTAAGTGTCTCTTCGGGCTTATCTACGATGAGCTGAAAGCTGTCTCCTCGGAAGAATTCAATTTTCAGAGTGCTCAAAGCCGACAACTCATTGGCTACTTGCTGAATCGAATCAATCAACAGTTTTCTCCAGTCAACCTTAATCGTTGAAGAGTTTACAACATCTCCTGTTATGACACCTTTTATATCCATATCTTGTTAACATTGAATCTTGAATTACAAAGATAGTATATTTTCAATAAAATCAACCTAAAATGGTTGTTTTAACAGAATCAACCAAAAACGGTTGTTTTTAAAGAAACTACCTAAATAGGTTGAATACAAGTTTGCGGTTGTTGCAGCAATCTTTGCACTTCCAAATCAGTCTTTATAAATGTGAGTTCATCAGGCATTATCTGTCTTGCCTCTGTTTTGAGGCACTTATGTAAGCCAGATATAAGAATCTACATCTAGCTATTCTCAGAAATTATATTCATTTTTTCCATTAGAAAACAAGCATTCGTATTTGCTGATATTCCTTCTTCCAATTTATAGGTAAAGGATAGCTTATCTCTTAATATGTATTTAACTTACGCCCTCAATATTCTTTTCAGCGTATCCTGCATAGCAATTTTAAATGATTCATCTTTCGCAATCAGACGATACAAGTCAAGTTCATTTTTTCGTTGCTTGGACATAATATCATCAAACATTTTACTGAATGCTATATCTCTATTTTGATTATCGCTATTCTCAGCATACTTTTCTTTAAAATCAGGATGTGCTCGCATGCTTTTTGCCAGATTCACAAACTTAACACGTTGCTCTTCCGGTGTGGCATCCCAACCCTGAAACCAACGTTCGTTAAAGCTTTTGATAATCATATCCAGCGAATCATCATCACCATCAGTGTCATGAGCTCCACGTGGATTTGGATTCTGTGGATCAAGTTCGCTTTCACCTTCATTCAACTCTATGTTTGTATTCAGCTTTACCCTTTGCAGGCCGTAAGTTGATAGATCTACAGAATTTAATAGTGTATCAAGCTCGTCTTCTATTGGGTCAACGATAATCAGCTTGGGAATAAGAAACTTCAGGAACCAAAACAATTCTTCCCATTTCACCACTTCGTAGGTTATGATAGAAGCCATTTGACCATATATCTTCACAAACTGTTTGGCCTTAATCTTAAAGTCAACCTTCTCATCGTTCTCTAACTCCAAACTAGCATTAAATCGATCGGCAGCAATGTCAATAATCGGACTCAACTCCTGTGCATTTACATTCCTAAAATATTTTCCAACAAAATCTTCTACTTCTGCCCATTCATACACACCCACATTATCCATCGCCGCTTTCAATTCGTGTAAAACATTCACATCCGTTGCTTTGCTAAGCGTAGTAGCTGTGTAAAAAGGATCGAAGGATGTTTTAATATCCTCAGTAGAATTAAAGAAATCCAGCACAAACAAATCTTCTGTTTTCTTACCCAATTTATTTGCCGAGCGGTTCAATCTTGATAAAGCCTGAACAGCCAATACCCCCTGCAACTTCTTGTCAACATACATAGCCGTTAGCTTAGGTTGATCAAAGCCCGTCAGATATTTGTTGGCCACTACCAATATGCGGTATTCGTCTTCATCAAACTTATCACGAGTATCTTTTTCCGGAAATCCATTAATACTATCTTCAGAATATTCTATTCCATCCACCGTTTTCTTTCCAGAGAAAGCAATCACAGCTTTAAAAGGATTTCCTTTCTTATCTAAGAACTGTTGGATAGCAAAGAAATATCGGATAGCCGATTCTATGCTTTGTGCAGCCACAATGGCTTTCGCCTTACCCTTTAGCTTTTTGTTGATGAACAATTTAGTTATAAAATGATCCATCATTATTTCTGCTTTGGTAGCAATAGTTTGCTCATGACGTTCAACAAATGTTTTGAGCTTCTTCTGCGCTTTAGCAGTATCAAATAGCGGATTATCCTCTATCGATTTCTCTATTTCATAAAAGCTTTTGTAGGTCGTGTAGTTAGCCAACACATCCAATATAAATCCCTCTTCAATGGCTTGTTTCATAGAGTAGAGATGAAAGGGTTTAAACCCTCCATCTTCTTGCTTTACTCCAAACTTTTCTAATGTACTGTTTTTAGGAGTAGCTGTAAAAGCTAAATAAGAAGCATTACCTCTCATTTTACGGGAACGCATTACTTCCAGTATGGTATCTTGTGGGTCAGGATATTCATCTTCTCCTCCGTTATTTCCCATTGCCCGATTCATATTATCTGCAGCCGATCCACTTTGGCTACTGTGAGCTTCATCTATAATCACGGCAAAACGCTTATCACTTAAGTCAGCAATACCATCCACGATAAACGGGAACTTCTGTATCGTGGTAATAATTATCCGTTTCCCTCCTTCAAGATTTTTCTTCAATTCAGCCGAAGAAAATGCCGGAGCTACAATGTTCTTCACTTCCGAGAAGTCCTTTATATTATCTCTCAACTGCTTATCGAGCAAGCGTCGATCGGTAACGACAATAACCGAGTCGAACAACGGATTTGAGACTCCCTTACTTCCTGGAACGCTATTGCTCTCGGGATAAGTTTCTATCAACTGATAAGCCGCCCAAGTAATGGAGTTCGATTTTCCCGAACCTGCAGAATGTTGAATCAGATAAGTTTGTCCAACACCCTTATGTGCTGCATCAGCTATTAGCTTACGCACCACATCCAATTGATGGTAGCGAGGAAAGAACAAATTCTTTTTACTCAGAGGCTCTCTCTCTTTTCCATCGAATCGCACAAAATGCTGAATGATATTAGCAATGCTCTCACGAGTAAATATTTCTTGCCACAAATAAGATGTTTTGTGCCCGAAAGGGTTTACAGGATTTCCCTTACCAAAATTATTGCCTTGATTGAAAGGAAGAAAGAAAGTGTCCGCACCATTTAGCTTGGTGGTCATATACACTTCATCAGTATCCACCGCGAAATGCACAATGCAACGTCCAAAGTTCAATAGAGGTTGAGTGATATCCCGTTTTAGCTTGTATTGATTCTGACCATGAACCTTTGCATTCTGTCCTGTCCAATGGTTTTTAAGTTCCATGGTGGAGAAAGGCAAACCATTTACAAAAAGCACCATATCAATTTCTTCCCGAGGATTGGTGACGGAGTAACGCAACTGGCGGGTAACGCTAAACTGATTGCTATCGAAATTCTTTTTGATAGACTCGCTGCTGCTTGGCAGCGGTAACTGATAGAATAGTGTAAAATAAGCATCTTCCACCTCCAATCCTTTACGCAACAAAGAGATAATACCATTCTTCTTGATCATCCTGTCCAATCGCTCCAATATGCGTAACTTCCAGTCACTTTGACGTTGAAGTTTAGCCAACTCTTCCGGCTGTGTAGCTTCCAGAAAACCCCAGAAATGAAAAGTATCGATGGCATATTTGGCTTCGAAATTATCGGGCGAACCAATAAAGTAACCGTTGCCAGCTCTGTACAGCGACGTCCCTTCCGCTGCTATTGTTCTAGCCTCATTGCCTATCTTGAGTTCTTCAAGACAACTCCCTGTCAGGCATTTTTCAATAGCTGCCTCGAGCGCTTGTTCGTTGGTTTGACTGGTCATAATATTATATTTTTTTTTGCCTCTCTAATTTCTTTTTTTACTTCTTTAGGTAATAATGTATATAATTCCGTTGGAGTTCCTCCTCTCAAATTTCCTTTTGTATTATAAATAATCAAATGATCATCAAATACCTTATCGCTCTTTTCCCAATTTGGTAAGTTACAATATTCTTCATTAGAAAAGGCTATATAATTGCCTTGTGACCACATTTTTTCTCCTATGTATTGATTATACCAGATTAATTTTTCTCGAAAGTTATTAACATCTCTCCAATCAATAATTTTTTCTCTTTTTTTATCAAGAAAAACAGATAAATTTCCATCAAACTTTAAAAAATCTTTAAAGAATTTTGAAAATGAAATTCTATCTCCGGTTTTATTATCATTTATTTCCCTAATAATATAACGCCAATCATCGAATTCGTAATTTGTATAATAATATGGTGAAACACGATACCAATACGTAGAATAATACAACAAAACACTTTGAAGTTCTAACATATTATCTTCCTCTAAAGGAAATATTTCATAAAATTTGCTTTTTAAATTCTCAAGTTGAATTATTGAAACATTCTCATTTAAATCTATTAAATGGCTTATATTCTTACCACCGACATCTTTTCCATTTAAATTGAACTTATGATCTTCAATTTCCCAAATTAATTCTTCATATTTTCGAGTTTCGTTAGTTTTGTTTTTTGAGATAAAAAGTGAATTCTTTGAGATTTCTTCTGATGAAAGATTCTTAGAATAAAGAAAACCATTATCAATTATATCTGAAACAGTGCTAAGAATTGATGATACTGAACGATCGTAATTATTATAGTGAAGATAGCTATATCTTAAAACTCTAAAGAACTCATCTCTCTCAATAGTACTAATCTTTTTCGAATATAGCAATATAGACCACATGAAAACCATTCTATTAAGTTCAGTACCTCTATTGCTATCTTTTATGTCTGCAAACCAATTTGTAGATTCAGTATTAAACAAACCCCAAATTAAATTGTTACATTTCTCTACCCATTCTGAATAATTATTATATTGGATCCTAAAAGTGTTTTCTTCTTCAATAATGAATTTCAAACAAGCAATATACCTTTCAATTTGAGGTAAATCCAGATTTTTTATAATATCCTTGGTACTTATTTGTTTAAACTTATCAAAACTCTCTTTTGAGTAGAACTTTCCAGATTTATTTAGATAATTTTCTAAACCAGCAATGCAAGCGAGAAATTCATTAAAACCCTTGTCGCAAGATGTGTCATTCTCGGATCTATTTTTCCAAAATAAATCCTGCCACTCTTCCCATAATCGACTCCACTTTAAAGGATCTTTCTTTGCATCATTTGATTTAAATAAAATAGCTCGAATAGTTTCATTATCTGCTAATTGTTGCCCCCTTGAATTCATTGTAATATACAATTCCTCACCTTGAGAAGTTTCTTCAGTTTTAAAATGCCAGAACTTTATATTGTGACTTACAAAACCAAAATATTCAATCGTTTCATTTTTAAGGTGTTCATGAATTATTTGAAAAGCTCCTTTGGGATTTTCATCTCCTACTATTGCATTTATAGTTGTATCCTTTTTGTAATTGGATAAAAACCAACGTTTGTGTCTTATTCCTAATAAATCATCAATTGTTTTTGTATTAGTCACTAAATC
This is a stretch of genomic DNA from uncultured Bacteroides sp.. It encodes these proteins:
- a CDS encoding TonB-dependent siderophore receptor; this encodes MYKSSFLLFILTFVPILTSNAQSQKSFSQKEDSVQSIQHLNEIVVVGHSNSYKTSAPSKSLRLEIPLLKIPQNIQIVNSLLLADQQIYSMSDAIARNVSGAAKLEGWGDLYTYITMRGSRASAFRNGMNTSGLYGILAEDASFIDKVEFVKGPAGFMMSNGEPSGIYNIVTKRPTGIDKGRVSIGTGSYGLYRTTLDMDGNLNKEHSLQYRLNIGGQMNKAFREYESTDRISIAPVLMYHFNKSTSLTLEYIYQYAKMPDLGVKYLFSKTGYATVPRSRTLSDPSLEPTVVYDQNLTINLKHSFNENWKITAQASYFDYNQKGSFLWIKNIDTEGNLQRMRYIWDAKNEMSFTQLFVNGRYKTKMIEHRLLAGIDISSKSYVADLSQSYMLDSIGTFNIYNVYYQKPYYGVGEFNRSIDLKKRVGTSFLLESDVVGLYVQDDLSLFEDKLILTLAGRYTYVKENNYGTISKNRKITPRIGMTYSISNGMNMYALYDQTFLPQSGNLRNGEKVKPLTGNNIELGIKKDWLSGRWNTLLSIYRIMKENQISADPDNIGGENYVLQFGQTKTQGIEFDLKGKIFTGMNIIANYAYTDSKITRSTTQYEKGTTVPGYAKHTFNSWLNYHFQRGILKNISLSGGVMYMADRATWWSGDLEGEPLNNYFRFDGAVSWKYQEVSLAFNIYNILDKYLYNGSHHSSGWYYWRPENPRNFRINMTYNF
- a CDS encoding AraC family transcriptional regulator — encoded protein: MDYRMTINSQDYHIAALRDTQCVAERVDNLCDNKGFNIELNNVFLDKIHLKWGKYSAPCVKSYTVSPEKSSITAHFCLLGSCVTEGNNNLDIQRGQCLLFREDKDEYRYQMETDNKEGAFFEMSMDTKIYMDMFQGENEILDAVIEGKSLFAHLAQNYRFHTIISEMYNNKSNYSGKLKKFYLESKAMELFLLQISYLKSKKEIKTTKLLSRDIEAIQQVRYLLENDMKHISISQLALSVGINQTKLKSGFKDLFGKTIFEYLTSIRMKKALELLESTDLPISQVAEIVGYKYAQHFTVAFQKSFGFLPSELKY
- a CDS encoding DUF3307 domain-containing protein; amino-acid sequence: MGITILFKLLFVHILSDFVLQTDSICKGKKKEGAAKVGFQILHSLIHAVLAYLFVAQWDNWIIPVVIFVTHLMMDFIKSDYLKENMTTFIIDQAVHIAVIFLLWFSLYGYAEHWFEWFSYYLSNPRLWALITAYLLILKPTSIFLSLFIKRWTPEESASQSLPNAGKWIGYLERILILTFILAGKIEGVGFLLAAKSIFRFGELNKAKEIKITEYVLIGTFASFTIAILIGFITSQLL
- a CDS encoding DEAD/DEAH box helicase family protein, with amino-acid sequence MTSQTNEQALEAAIEKCLTGSCLEELKIGNEARTIAAEGTSLYRAGNGYFIGSPDNFEAKYAIDTFHFWGFLEATQPEELAKLQRQSDWKLRILERLDRMIKKNGIISLLRKGLEVEDAYFTLFYQLPLPSSSESIKKNFDSNQFSVTRQLRYSVTNPREEIDMVLFVNGLPFSTMELKNHWTGQNAKVHGQNQYKLKRDITQPLLNFGRCIVHFAVDTDEVYMTTKLNGADTFFLPFNQGNNFGKGNPVNPFGHKTSYLWQEIFTRESIANIIQHFVRFDGKEREPLSKKNLFFPRYHQLDVVRKLIADAAHKGVGQTYLIQHSAGSGKSNSITWAAYQLIETYPESNSVPGSKGVSNPLFDSVIVVTDRRLLDKQLRDNIKDFSEVKNIVAPAFSSAELKKNLEGGKRIIITTIQKFPFIVDGIADLSDKRFAVIIDEAHSSQSGSAADNMNRAMGNNGGEDEYPDPQDTILEVMRSRKMRGNASYLAFTATPKNSTLEKFGVKQEDGGFKPFHLYSMKQAIEEGFILDVLANYTTYKSFYEIEKSIEDNPLFDTAKAQKKLKTFVERHEQTIATKAEIMMDHFITKLFINKKLKGKAKAIVAAQSIESAIRYFFAIQQFLDKKGNPFKAVIAFSGKKTVDGIEYSEDSINGFPEKDTRDKFDEDEYRILVVANKYLTGFDQPKLTAMYVDKKLQGVLAVQALSRLNRSANKLGKKTEDLFVLDFFNSTEDIKTSFDPFYTATTLSKATDVNVLHELKAAMDNVGVYEWAEVEDFVGKYFRNVNAQELSPIIDIAADRFNASLELENDEKVDFKIKAKQFVKIYGQMASIITYEVVKWEELFWFLKFLIPKLIIVDPIEDELDTLLNSVDLSTYGLQRVKLNTNIELNEGESELDPQNPNPRGAHDTDGDDDSLDMIIKSFNERWFQGWDATPEEQRVKFVNLAKSMRAHPDFKEKYAENSDNQNRDIAFSKMFDDIMSKQRKNELDLYRLIAKDESFKIAMQDTLKRILRA